In one Nocardia tengchongensis genomic region, the following are encoded:
- a CDS encoding PP2C family serine/threonine-protein phosphatase: protein MTATTEETAGCPACGARVLAADRFCEDCGAGLGTHDTESVAAQCLSCATGTLDANGCCRVCGRQPAVADRRKLDLGALAAVTDRGKRHAHNEDATALRVLDATRILVVCDGVSSSDHAATAADRAAATAADRLTTELSRGVGSEAATIRAIGAAADAVAALGESGDRTPSCTIVTAVVTPSAVTVGSIGDSRAYWLSTDPAALPPRRVSIDDSVAAGLMELGVDETTAMSMPTAHTLTAWLGADADAVRPHILTFAPDGPGAVLLCSDGLWNYFPTAAALTELAFPDARAAPLATAHRLADLALAAGGSDNITVAVAPFPSPSRSPRP, encoded by the coding sequence ATGACGGCCACCACGGAAGAGACCGCCGGCTGTCCGGCGTGCGGGGCGCGGGTTCTGGCCGCTGATCGCTTCTGCGAGGACTGCGGCGCGGGGCTTGGTACGCACGACACCGAATCCGTTGCGGCACAGTGTCTGTCGTGTGCGACCGGAACGCTGGACGCGAACGGCTGCTGCCGGGTGTGCGGCAGGCAACCGGCCGTCGCGGACCGGCGCAAACTCGACCTCGGCGCGCTCGCCGCGGTCACCGACCGCGGAAAACGGCACGCGCACAACGAGGACGCGACGGCACTGCGGGTACTGGACGCCACCCGGATCCTGGTGGTGTGCGACGGTGTGTCCAGCTCCGATCACGCCGCGACCGCGGCCGACCGCGCCGCCGCGACCGCGGCCGATCGGCTCACCACCGAGCTGAGCAGGGGCGTCGGATCGGAGGCCGCGACCATTCGGGCCATCGGCGCCGCCGCGGATGCCGTTGCGGCACTGGGTGAGAGCGGTGACCGCACGCCCTCCTGCACGATCGTCACCGCGGTGGTGACCCCGAGCGCGGTCACCGTCGGATCGATCGGCGACAGTCGCGCCTACTGGCTGAGCACCGACCCGGCCGCGCTCCCGCCCCGCCGCGTGAGCATCGACGATTCGGTCGCGGCCGGGCTGATGGAGCTGGGCGTCGACGAGACAACCGCGATGTCCATGCCGACGGCGCACACCCTCACCGCCTGGCTGGGCGCGGACGCGGACGCCGTGCGGCCGCACATCCTCACCTTCGCCCCGGACGGTCCCGGCGCGGTCCTGCTGTGCAGTGACGGCCTGTGGAACTACTTCCCCACCGCGGCCGCGCTGACCGAGCTCGCCTTCCCCGACGCCCGCGCCGCTCCGCTCGCCACGGCGCACCGACTGGCCGACCTGGCCCTGGCCGCCGGCGGCAGCGACAACATCACGGTGGCCGTCGCACCGTTTCCCTCACCTTCGAGGAGCCCCCGACCATGA
- a CDS encoding PaaX family transcriptional regulator C-terminal domain-containing protein, producing MIREDATIDAGELYDVAAALGMTDQQVRLCIKRVVAEGLFTHEGRGRKAVLRATEDTRAALAPELDYLRLMYAQDRRQVSWDGTWHLAAFAVPETDRTARDAMRNTLVELGGAPIQGGLYVSAHPWEERISAAASEFGIAGNLTTLHTGDLAVGGFTEARELAAHLWPLDRLAAGHERLLGIAEHVRSALPAADATERITLAITLVAEFDRAHDPDPLLPPELLPQPWAGAAARAVVAECWAALDATPLPPIRLFRWYAEAVAEITTGDQTEHRLPATP from the coding sequence ATGATCCGCGAGGACGCCACCATCGACGCCGGCGAGCTCTACGACGTCGCGGCCGCCCTCGGCATGACCGATCAGCAGGTGCGGTTGTGCATCAAAAGGGTCGTCGCCGAAGGGCTGTTCACGCACGAGGGCCGCGGCCGCAAGGCGGTCCTGCGCGCCACCGAGGACACCCGCGCGGCGCTCGCCCCCGAACTCGACTACCTGCGGTTGATGTACGCCCAGGATCGTCGGCAGGTGAGCTGGGACGGGACCTGGCATCTCGCGGCGTTCGCGGTGCCCGAAACCGACCGGACCGCACGGGATGCCATGCGGAACACCCTGGTCGAACTCGGCGGCGCACCCATCCAAGGCGGGCTGTACGTGTCGGCGCACCCGTGGGAGGAGCGAATCAGCGCGGCGGCAAGCGAATTCGGGATCGCCGGGAACCTCACCACGCTCCACACCGGCGATCTGGCCGTCGGAGGTTTCACCGAGGCACGAGAGCTCGCGGCGCACCTGTGGCCGCTGGACCGGCTCGCGGCCGGGCACGAACGCTTGCTCGGGATCGCCGAGCACGTGCGGTCGGCATTACCGGCGGCCGATGCGACGGAACGGATCACGCTCGCCATCACCCTGGTGGCCGAATTCGACCGCGCCCACGACCCGGACCCGCTGCTACCGCCCGAGCTGCTCCCCCAACCGTGGGCCGGCGCCGCCGCACGCGCGGTGGTCGCCGAATGCTGGGCGGCGCTGGACGCCACTCCCCTGCCGCCGATCCGACTGTTCCGCTGGTACGCGGAGGCGGTCGCCGAAATCACCACCGGGGATCAGACCGAACACCGTCTTCCTGCCACGCCGTGA
- a CDS encoding tetratricopeptide repeat protein translates to MTLALVRARIECGDLDAALADLDALEESEDADWRITWYRGLAALAGHDFGTARVRFDAVYDMLPGEAAPKLALAAAAERAGEPGPAAQLYLQVWRTDQGYPSAAFGVARTRLRERDIDGAITAADSVPATSSHHGAAQLAALRAQLAGATGSGAHAYLVAAGHRLEALPLDPERKARHGIAVLDAARTITVAQPAEPGATVLGCRFVDRELRRALEARYRELARLSSDKLARRDLVNRANAIRPVSWV, encoded by the coding sequence GTGACCCTCGCACTGGTCCGCGCCCGCATCGAGTGCGGGGACCTCGATGCGGCGCTCGCCGATCTCGACGCGCTGGAGGAGTCCGAGGACGCCGACTGGCGGATCACCTGGTACCGCGGGCTGGCCGCGCTGGCCGGCCATGATTTCGGCACCGCGCGAGTCCGTTTCGACGCCGTCTACGACATGTTGCCCGGTGAGGCCGCACCCAAGCTCGCGCTGGCCGCGGCCGCCGAGCGCGCGGGCGAACCCGGCCCGGCCGCCCAGCTGTACCTGCAGGTGTGGCGCACCGATCAGGGCTACCCCAGCGCCGCGTTCGGGGTGGCGCGCACGCGATTGCGGGAGCGCGACATCGACGGCGCGATCACCGCCGCCGACTCGGTGCCGGCCACTTCCAGCCATCACGGCGCCGCCCAGCTGGCCGCACTCCGCGCACAACTGGCCGGCGCGACCGGATCGGGAGCGCACGCCTACCTGGTGGCCGCGGGCCATCGGCTCGAGGCGCTGCCCCTCGATCCCGAACGCAAGGCCCGCCACGGCATCGCGGTCCTCGACGCCGCCCGCACCATCACGGTCGCGCAGCCGGCCGAACCGGGGGCGACGGTGCTGGGTTGCCGTTTCGTCGACCGCGAGCTGCGGCGCGCGCTCGAAGCCCGGTACCGGGAGCTGGCGCGCCTGTCCTCGGACAAGCTCGCGCGGCGGGATCTGGTGAACCGGGCCAATGCGATTCGACCGGTCAGTTGGGTGTGA